A genomic stretch from Phycisphaerae bacterium includes:
- a CDS encoding VWA domain-containing protein: MTGLLETLLGLDRIRLADEGPVSLQFAAPPAPWIMLVGAVVAGIVVWFAYRLEPHPRPFRWTLAVLRFGAIMTALFICGQPMLVLRRNHVDPSYVAVLVDRSASMAARDAAPTLVDPPSREPLTRWQEAAGALTAPEGGMLGRLGERHRLGLWLFGKQAEPLAVLDVKDADHSKITRNLESVVPMGSGTDVSGSIVQVVHQTQGHRMAGLVVISDGRQTAADDIEEAVSAALARSIPVHVVAVGSTQPRRDLAVASIWAPEEVFLSDTVAVRYEIEAVGIDVPLSIVVELSDAARREVIATQTHQAVPLGPPAKGEFQYRPTAVGRRVLQVSVRPCAGELELENNFAQTSVTAHDEKIGVLYVEDMPRFEYRYLKNLLLRESGIESSCLLLGATSGFLQEGTLPIRRFPQSIEELRPYDVIVLGDVDPRGDWLTPVQQSLLVDFVSKQGGGLAFIAGERNMPQRLRQTPLEKLLPVEIDPHFHGRYEKALAEEFRIQLTSEGQSHPIFQLRDETLRPGDEMPSMPGLYWYARVLGPQPAASVLAVHPTAQSAGGPIPLAVLGRYGAGRTFYLGSDDLWRLRQDSGEIFYDTFWLQALHTLARARKLGEGRPWRLEADRGRCEVGEKIQVRLTASTDLPIGDLTTIAGQVRDAADELVGRLVLRSNGPATRVFEGEFRPRRPGTLALIAEPPAAGAPARRYARNVTVVAGDVEQRRLEADHEYLQRLARRTGGRFWRLTNDSAGAVSVDGLDLNALASVIPDRSIQIADDIEEPLWDKGVILLLFVTLIGTEWTMRRSAGMA, from the coding sequence ATGACGGGTCTCTTGGAAACGCTTCTAGGCCTGGACCGCATCCGTCTTGCGGACGAGGGTCCGGTCTCGCTGCAATTTGCCGCGCCCCCGGCGCCGTGGATCATGCTCGTCGGAGCCGTGGTCGCCGGCATCGTCGTCTGGTTCGCCTATCGCCTCGAACCCCATCCGCGGCCGTTTCGCTGGACGCTGGCGGTCCTTCGATTCGGCGCGATCATGACGGCCCTTTTTATTTGTGGTCAGCCGATGCTCGTCTTGCGGCGCAATCACGTGGATCCATCGTACGTCGCCGTTCTCGTCGACCGTTCGGCGAGCATGGCCGCGCGCGACGCGGCGCCCACGCTCGTCGATCCGCCGAGTCGCGAGCCGCTGACGCGATGGCAAGAGGCCGCGGGGGCCTTGACCGCTCCCGAGGGTGGAATGTTGGGCCGGCTCGGCGAGCGGCATCGACTGGGGTTGTGGCTTTTTGGAAAGCAGGCCGAACCGCTGGCGGTTTTGGACGTCAAGGATGCGGATCATTCGAAAATCACTCGGAATCTCGAATCAGTAGTTCCGATGGGAAGCGGCACCGACGTTTCCGGCTCCATTGTCCAGGTCGTTCACCAGACGCAGGGCCATCGCATGGCCGGCCTCGTCGTCATCAGCGACGGCCGCCAGACCGCCGCCGATGACATCGAGGAGGCGGTCAGCGCCGCGCTGGCGCGATCCATCCCGGTACATGTTGTCGCGGTGGGTTCGACCCAGCCACGCCGCGATCTGGCCGTCGCCTCGATCTGGGCGCCGGAAGAGGTCTTCTTGAGCGATACGGTTGCCGTTCGTTACGAGATCGAGGCGGTCGGCATCGATGTGCCCTTGTCCATCGTCGTAGAACTGTCCGACGCCGCACGTCGGGAAGTCATCGCCACGCAGACGCACCAGGCCGTTCCCCTTGGGCCGCCGGCCAAGGGCGAGTTTCAATACCGCCCCACGGCGGTGGGCCGGCGCGTCCTTCAAGTGTCCGTCCGACCCTGCGCGGGCGAGCTGGAACTGGAAAACAATTTTGCCCAGACGTCGGTGACGGCGCATGACGAGAAGATCGGCGTGCTCTATGTCGAGGACATGCCGCGTTTCGAATATCGCTATTTGAAGAACCTGCTGCTTCGCGAAAGCGGCATCGAAAGTAGTTGCCTCCTCCTGGGGGCGACGTCGGGCTTTCTGCAGGAAGGGACGCTGCCGATTCGGCGGTTTCCCCAGAGCATCGAGGAACTACGCCCGTACGACGTGATCGTCCTCGGCGATGTCGATCCCCGCGGCGACTGGCTGACACCGGTTCAGCAATCGCTGCTCGTGGATTTTGTTTCGAAACAGGGCGGCGGATTGGCGTTCATCGCGGGCGAACGAAACATGCCGCAACGGCTTCGTCAGACTCCTCTGGAAAAGCTCCTACCCGTGGAGATCGACCCTCACTTTCACGGTCGGTACGAAAAGGCTTTGGCGGAGGAATTCCGAATTCAACTCACCAGCGAAGGCCAGTCCCACCCGATCTTTCAATTGAGAGATGAGACCCTGCGGCCGGGCGACGAAATGCCCTCGATGCCGGGCCTCTACTGGTACGCCCGCGTGCTGGGGCCGCAGCCGGCCGCCAGCGTATTAGCGGTTCACCCGACGGCGCAATCGGCGGGCGGGCCGATTCCCCTCGCCGTGCTGGGACGATACGGCGCGGGGCGGACATTTTATCTTGGCAGCGACGATCTCTGGCGCTTGCGGCAGGACTCCGGTGAAATATTTTACGACACATTTTGGTTGCAAGCCCTGCACACACTCGCCCGCGCCAGAAAGCTCGGCGAGGGGCGGCCCTGGCGGCTGGAGGCGGATCGGGGGCGATGCGAAGTCGGGGAAAAAATCCAGGTCAGACTGACGGCGTCAACTGACTTGCCGATCGGCGATTTGACCACCATCGCCGGTCAGGTGCGCGATGCCGCTGATGAACTCGTGGGGCGGCTTGTCTTGCGATCAAACGGGCCGGCAACCCGCGTGTTCGAAGGCGAATTCCGGCCGCGGCGACCGGGGACCCTCGCACTGATCGCCGAGCCACCGGCAGCGGGCGCCCCTGCGCGCCGTTACGCAAGAAACGTCACGGTTGTCGCCGGCGACGTCGAGCAGCGGCGGCTGGAGGCGGATCACGAATATTTACAGCGACTCGCGCGACGAACCGGCGGTCGTTTTTGGCGCCTTACGAACGACTCGGCGGGCGCCGTTTCGGTCGACGGACTGGACCTCAATGCCCTGGCATCGGTGATCCCCGATCGAAGCATCCAAATCGCCGACGACATCGAGGAGCCGCTGTGGGACAAGGGCGTGATTCTCCTACTCTTTGTGACGCTGATCGGAACAGAATGGACCATGCGTCGATCGGCGGGAATGGCGTGA